The nucleotide sequence ATAGAACTTGGCGCGGCGATTGTTCTCGCTCTGACGCCACTCGGATGTGATCCACCCTTCCTGCTCGAGCTTGTGCAGCGCGGGGTAGAGTGATCCGTCGCTCACCTGGAGCACGTCGGACGAGAGCTGCGTGAGCCGTTGTCCGATCGACCAGCCGTTCATCGGCTGGAGGTCGAGGATCTTGAGGACCAGCAGGTCGAGCGTTCCCTGCACCAGATCGTTTGGCTTGCTCACGTTGGACCTTCCCTCGGTTACCGAGATAATACGGCATGGTCCCCTCGGTAAGCAAGAGGACGAATGTCCGGCTCTCGTTAGCAAATCGTTTTCCGGCGAACGGCAAAAAGGCCCCGCCTTTCGACGGGGCCCTTTTCTTTACCTCCGATTCGGTCGAACTATTCGGTGTCGACCGCCGACATGTCCACCGGCGGATACCCCATGTCGTGCTCGGACTCCATCGGGATGATCTTCGACGGCGTCTCGGGGCGCGGCGGCTGGTCCTCCGGAATGTTCGTCACCGCGAGCACGATGCGGCGATGGATCGGATCGACCTCCAGCACGCGAAGATCGAGCTTCATCGTCTCGTAGACCACGTCCGCCGGGCTGTTCACCGTCTTGCCCGTGGTGCTCAGCTGCGAGAGCGGAACGAAGCCTTCGATGTCGTTGCCGATGTCCACGACGACGCCTTTGTCCATCAGGCGCACGACGGTTCCACCGAGCTCGGTGCCGACCGGATACGTCTCACCGATCTTGAGCCACGGATCTTCCTCGGCCTGCTTGAGACCGAGGCTGATGCGCTTGTTCTCCGAATCGATGTTCAGAATCACGACGTCGACGGTGTCGCCCTTCTTCACGACCTCCGACGGGTGCTGGACGCGCTTCGTCCAACTCATGTCGGAGATATGGATGAGTCCATCGATACCGGGCTCTATCTCGACAAAGGCGCCGAAGCTCGTGAGGTTGCGAACTTTGCCCGAGATGCGCGTTCCAACCGGATACTTGTATGGAAGCACCATCCACGGATCCTGCTCCGTCTGCTTCATGCCCAGCGAGATCTTCTCCTCGTTCGGATCGACCTTGAGCACGACCGCTTCGATCGATTCACCGATCGACACGAGCTTGGACGGATGCCGGACGTTTCGCGTCCAGCTCATCTCGCTGATGTGCACCAGGCCTTCGATGCCCGGCTCCAGCTCGATGAACGCGCCGTAGTTCGTAATCGACACGACCTTGCCCGCGACGCGGGTGCCGACCGGATACTTCTCGGCGACATCCTTCCACGGGTAGCTCTGGAGCTGCTTGAGCCCGAGTGAAATACGCTCTCGAGTCCAATCGATATCGAGCACCTTGACCTCGAGCTCCTGGCCGATCGCCACCATCTCCGACGGATGCGAGATGCGGCCCCACGACATGTCCGTGATGTGGAGCAGGCCGTCGACACCGCCGAGGTCGATGAACGCACCGAAGTCGGTGATGTTCTTGACCACGCCTTTGCGCACCTGATCCTTCTCGAGCTCCTTCATGAGCTTTTCGCGCTTCCCCGCTCTTTCGTTCTCGAGGATCACTCGGCGCGAGACGACGATGTTCCGTCGGCGCTTGTTCAGCTTGATGATCTTGAACTCGAACTTCTGGCCGAGCAGCTCGTCGATGTTCGGGACGCGGCGGAGCGCGATCTGCGATCCGGGGAGGAACGCGTCGACGCCCATCAGGTCGACGACGACACCGCCCTTGATCTTCTTGACCAGTGTGCCTTCCACCGGC is from Gemmatimonadaceae bacterium and encodes:
- a CDS encoding PadR family transcriptional regulator yields the protein MSKPNDLVQGTLDLLVLKILDLQPMNGWSIGQRLTQLSSDVLQVSDGSLYPALHKLEQEGWITSEWRQSENNRRAKFYSLTRSGRKKLQVESGNWDRLSGAITALIRLREV
- the rpsA gene encoding 30S ribosomal protein S1; the protein is MTDREKRDAQRAQLRPLVNRRPELYDDDEYSSSEYEKMMELYNGTLASIDEGEIVKSKVLEIRDNMVVLDIGFKSEGSVPLEEFKDHPDLKPGDEVEVLLEHLEDQEGSVVLSKKKADFMRVWEKIRIAYETDQPVEGTLVKKIKGGVVVDLMGVDAFLPGSQIALRRVPNIDELLGQKFEFKIIKLNKRRRNIVVSRRVILENERAGKREKLMKELEKDQVRKGVVKNITDFGAFIDLGGVDGLLHITDMSWGRISHPSEMVAIGQELEVKVLDIDWTRERISLGLKQLQSYPWKDVAEKYPVGTRVAGKVVSITNYGAFIELEPGIEGLVHISEMSWTRNVRHPSKLVSIGESIEAVVLKVDPNEEKISLGMKQTEQDPWMVLPYKYPVGTRISGKVRNLTSFGAFVEIEPGIDGLIHISDMSWTKRVQHPSEVVKKGDTVDVVILNIDSENKRISLGLKQAEEDPWLKIGETYPVGTELGGTVVRLMDKGVVVDIGNDIEGFVPLSQLSTTGKTVNSPADVVYETMKLDLRVLEVDPIHRRIVLAVTNIPEDQPPRPETPSKIIPMESEHDMGYPPVDMSAVDTE